The Nocardioides sp. S5 genome includes a window with the following:
- a CDS encoding thiamine-phosphate kinase, protein MALTPDATLGEAGEFGLISELVKIFEGDEHVLVGPGDDAAVLRIKHGHVVVSTDLVVEGRHFRRDWASAADVGHRAAAQNLSDINAMGGTARHLTIGLAAPADLPVAWALDFARGFAEECASVGATVVGGDLTRADQLVIAVTVLGQCTQAPVLRSGAQPGDVLALVGRQGWAAGGLAVLGRGFRSPRVLVEAYRRPEPPYAAGKQAAEAGATSLIDISDGLVAEAGHLAESSGVAIDVRTDAFAIPEPLQAVGAALGADPMQFILGGGDDHALLATFPDTAAVPGGWQVVGDVREGEGVTVDGAAYDGPTGWTHF, encoded by the coding sequence ATGGCCCTCACTCCGGACGCGACCCTCGGCGAGGCAGGTGAGTTCGGCCTGATCTCCGAGCTCGTGAAGATCTTCGAGGGCGACGAGCACGTGCTGGTCGGACCGGGCGACGACGCCGCCGTCCTGCGCATCAAGCACGGCCACGTGGTGGTGTCGACGGACCTGGTCGTCGAGGGTCGCCACTTCCGCCGCGACTGGGCCAGCGCCGCCGACGTCGGCCACCGCGCCGCGGCCCAGAACCTCTCCGACATCAACGCCATGGGCGGCACCGCGCGCCACCTCACGATCGGTCTGGCCGCCCCTGCAGACCTGCCCGTGGCGTGGGCGCTCGACTTCGCCCGGGGCTTCGCCGAGGAGTGCGCGAGCGTCGGCGCCACCGTGGTCGGCGGCGACCTCACCCGCGCCGACCAGTTGGTGATCGCGGTGACCGTGCTGGGGCAGTGCACCCAGGCGCCCGTGCTCCGCTCCGGTGCCCAGCCGGGCGACGTCCTCGCCCTTGTCGGTCGGCAGGGCTGGGCCGCCGGTGGCCTGGCCGTCCTCGGGCGCGGGTTCCGCTCGCCGCGGGTGCTCGTCGAGGCCTACCGCCGCCCCGAGCCGCCGTACGCCGCCGGCAAGCAGGCCGCCGAGGCCGGCGCGACCTCCCTCATCGACATCTCCGACGGACTCGTCGCCGAGGCCGGTCACCTGGCGGAGTCGAGCGGCGTGGCCATCGACGTACGCACCGACGCCTTCGCGATCCCCGAGCCGCTCCAGGCGGTCGGCGCCGCGCTGGGCGCGGACCCGATGCAGTTCATCCTCGGCGGGGGAGACGACCATGCACTTCTCGCGACCTTCCCCGACACGGCGGCCGTGCCGGGCGGCTGGCAGGTCGTCGGCGACGTGCGCGAGGGCGAGGGCGTGACGGTCGACGGCGCGGCGTACGACGGGCCCACCGGCTGGACCCACTTCTGA
- a CDS encoding Lrp/AsnC ligand binding domain-containing protein: MVVQAYILIQTDVGKAAEVAKAIAQVSGVTLAEDVTGPYDVIVRAEAKNVDELGKLVVSKVQNLDGITRTLTCPVVHI, encoded by the coding sequence ATGGTCGTCCAGGCCTACATCCTGATCCAGACCGACGTCGGCAAGGCCGCCGAGGTGGCCAAGGCCATCGCGCAGGTCAGCGGCGTCACGCTTGCTGAGGACGTCACCGGTCCCTACGACGTGATCGTCCGCGCCGAGGCGAAGAACGTCGACGAGCTGGGCAAGCTGGTGGTGTCGAAGGTGCAGAACCTCGACGGCATCACCCGCACCCTGACCTGCCCGGTCGTCCACATCTGA
- a CDS encoding DUF3515 domain-containing protein has product MHPRRRLGPSTGRGVVASAAACLALAACSPGAVSIEQHDLSAADRAACEALVADLPDTLAGQTQTEVEPDGGPGAAWGDPAYVLTCGVPEPDDYEPTAECSVIAGVGWYVTDDQLSDLSEDATPIALTRTPYVEVRVPADYRTEGIDRALAELAPLLEEHLDEGVPCL; this is encoded by the coding sequence GTGCACCCTCGCCGACGCCTCGGCCCCTCCACGGGCCGGGGCGTCGTCGCGTCCGCGGCCGCCTGCCTCGCCCTGGCGGCCTGCAGTCCCGGGGCGGTCAGCATCGAGCAGCACGACCTCTCCGCTGCCGACCGGGCAGCGTGCGAAGCGCTCGTCGCGGACCTGCCCGACACCCTCGCCGGCCAGACGCAGACCGAGGTCGAGCCCGACGGCGGGCCGGGTGCGGCGTGGGGCGATCCGGCGTACGTCCTCACGTGCGGTGTCCCGGAGCCCGACGACTACGAGCCGACCGCCGAGTGCAGCGTCATCGCGGGCGTGGGGTGGTACGTCACCGACGACCAGCTCAGCGACCTGTCCGAGGACGCGACACCGATCGCGCTGACCCGTACGCCCTACGTCGAGGTGCGGGTTCCTGCCGACTACCGCACCGAGGGCATCGACCGTGCCCTCGCCGAGCTCGCGCCGCTCCTGGAGGAGCACCTGGACGAAGGCGTGCCTTGCCTCTAG
- a CDS encoding D-alanine--D-alanine ligase family protein, which translates to MNDTSSHTTGRKPRVAVVFGGRSSEHGISCVTAGSVLAAIDREAYDVVPVGIAADGRWVLEVDEPGRLAIRGSDLPAVDGARSPVALMGATTGTDLVVTDPASVPSVIGEVDVVFPLLHGPWGEDGTLQGMLEMAGVRYVGSGVLASAVGMDKAYMKVVLQSAGLPVTPGIVVTRSEWEQDPVGCRSRIEDLGFPSFAKPARAGSSMGISKLHDAGEVEAALEEAFRHDPKVLVEQSMEGGREVECGVLGTFEGPPETSRPGEVRTGGDHEFYDFEAKYLPDQLTEIDIPAALPAETEQELRAMAVRAFEALSCEGLARVDFFVMPDGSLVINELNTMPGFTPTSMYPQLWAATGMSYPELVDRLLQLALRRDTGLR; encoded by the coding sequence ATGAACGACACCTCCTCGCACACGACCGGTCGCAAGCCCCGGGTCGCCGTCGTCTTCGGCGGCCGCTCCTCCGAGCACGGCATCTCGTGCGTCACCGCGGGGAGCGTGCTGGCCGCGATCGACCGCGAGGCGTACGACGTGGTGCCGGTCGGCATCGCCGCCGACGGGCGGTGGGTGCTCGAGGTCGACGAGCCCGGCAGGCTCGCGATCCGCGGCAGCGACCTGCCCGCCGTCGACGGCGCACGCTCACCCGTCGCGCTGATGGGCGCCACCACCGGCACCGACCTCGTGGTCACGGATCCGGCCAGCGTGCCGTCGGTCATCGGCGAGGTCGACGTCGTCTTCCCGCTGCTGCACGGTCCCTGGGGCGAGGACGGCACCCTGCAGGGGATGCTGGAGATGGCGGGTGTGCGCTACGTCGGCTCCGGCGTGCTGGCCTCCGCGGTCGGCATGGACAAGGCCTACATGAAGGTCGTGCTCCAGTCCGCCGGGCTCCCGGTGACGCCCGGCATCGTCGTGACCCGCTCGGAGTGGGAGCAGGACCCCGTCGGCTGCCGCTCGCGGATCGAGGACCTGGGCTTCCCCTCCTTCGCCAAGCCTGCCCGCGCCGGTTCGAGCATGGGCATCAGCAAGCTCCACGACGCCGGCGAGGTCGAGGCGGCGCTGGAGGAGGCGTTCCGCCACGACCCGAAGGTGCTCGTCGAGCAGTCGATGGAGGGCGGGCGCGAGGTGGAGTGCGGCGTGCTCGGCACGTTCGAGGGCCCGCCGGAGACGTCGCGGCCCGGCGAGGTCCGCACGGGCGGCGACCACGAGTTCTACGACTTCGAGGCCAAGTACCTCCCTGACCAGCTCACCGAGATCGACATCCCGGCCGCGCTCCCCGCCGAGACCGAGCAGGAGCTGCGGGCGATGGCCGTGCGCGCCTTCGAGGCGCTCTCCTGCGAGGGCCTGGCCCGCGTGGACTTCTTCGTGATGCCCGACGGCTCGTTGGTGATCAACGAGCTCAACACGATGCCCGGCTTCACGCCGACGTCGATGTACCCCCAGCTCTGGGCGGCGACGGGGATGTCCTACCCCGAGCTCGTCGACCGGCTGCTGCAGCTCGCGTTGCGGCGGGACACCGGCCTGCGCTGA
- a CDS encoding PLP-dependent transferase has translation MAHDPQHRPATIAVTAGRPEKAPDAPLNTPITMAATYVAGGEVEYGRYGNPTWTALEDALGALEGGRCLTFASGLAAVATVLDLVGADGKVVVPRHAYTGTIMQLGDLESRGRLRAELVDITDTEAVVAACADAALVWLESPTNPALEVADIATITAAAHEAGAYVVVDNTFATPLLQRPLEHGVDLVVHSATKYLAGHSDVQMGAIVTGDDDLWTVLKGRRDLVGAVPGPFEAWLTLRGLRTLHLRVERAQSNAEELVRRLGEHPALSEVRYPGFGGIVSIVLAQGEMAADLLCRKTRLWVHATSLGGVESTLERRRRWKAEAATIPEGLVRLSVGVEDVEDLWDDLRDALDGCVG, from the coding sequence ATGGCTCACGACCCGCAGCACCGGCCCGCCACCATCGCCGTCACGGCCGGGCGCCCCGAGAAGGCGCCCGACGCTCCGCTCAACACCCCGATCACCATGGCCGCGACCTACGTCGCGGGCGGCGAGGTGGAGTACGGCCGCTACGGCAACCCGACCTGGACCGCCCTGGAGGACGCGCTCGGCGCGCTCGAGGGTGGCCGCTGCCTGACCTTCGCCTCCGGCCTTGCGGCCGTGGCGACGGTGCTCGACCTCGTCGGCGCGGACGGCAAGGTCGTCGTGCCGCGGCACGCCTACACCGGCACGATCATGCAGCTCGGCGACCTCGAGTCGCGCGGGCGGCTGCGCGCCGAGCTGGTCGACATCACCGACACCGAGGCCGTCGTCGCCGCCTGCGCCGACGCCGCCCTCGTCTGGCTGGAGTCGCCCACCAACCCGGCGCTCGAGGTGGCTGACATCGCGACCATCACGGCCGCCGCCCACGAGGCCGGCGCCTACGTCGTGGTGGACAACACCTTCGCCACTCCCCTGCTCCAGCGTCCGCTCGAGCACGGCGTCGACCTCGTCGTGCACTCCGCGACGAAGTACCTCGCCGGCCACTCCGACGTGCAGATGGGTGCGATCGTCACCGGCGACGACGACCTCTGGACGGTGCTCAAGGGACGCCGCGACCTGGTCGGTGCGGTCCCGGGGCCGTTCGAGGCGTGGCTGACGCTGCGCGGTCTGCGCACGCTGCACCTGCGTGTCGAGCGTGCCCAGTCCAACGCCGAGGAGCTCGTACGCCGGCTCGGCGAGCACCCCGCGCTGTCGGAGGTCCGCTACCCGGGCTTCGGCGGCATCGTGAGCATCGTGCTAGCGCAGGGCGAGATGGCGGCCGACCTGCTCTGCCGCAAGACCCGCCTGTGGGTGCACGCCACCTCTCTCGGCGGGGTCGAGTCGACGCTCGAGCGCCGCCGGCGCTGGAAGGCCGAGGCCGCGACCATCCCCGAGGGACTGGTGCGCCTGTCGGTCGGCGTCGAGGACGTCGAGGACCTCTGGGACGACCTGCGCGACGCGCTCGACGGGTGCGTCGGCTGA
- a CDS encoding RNA polymerase sigma factor yields the protein MEPPPDVAIIGRDPDALEAFYRQHLPWVRRFVARRVDDPHTAADLTADVFLAVIDGAAGYRPDDGSPTAWLAGISRNVVAGHHRRRAREGRAHARISGRALLDEHSAELLSDRIDGERLARELYRSLEALPDNQRAVVELVAIDGLNLTEAACALGISAGNARVRYHRARKQLQDVLPSPFEVIA from the coding sequence ATGGAGCCACCGCCCGACGTCGCCATCATCGGCCGCGACCCTGACGCCCTCGAGGCGTTCTACCGCCAGCACCTCCCGTGGGTGCGCCGATTCGTGGCGCGTCGCGTCGACGACCCCCACACCGCGGCGGACCTGACGGCCGACGTCTTCCTCGCGGTCATCGACGGTGCGGCCGGCTACCGGCCTGACGACGGCAGTCCTACGGCATGGCTGGCGGGGATCTCCCGCAACGTCGTCGCCGGCCACCATCGTCGCCGTGCCCGCGAGGGCCGCGCGCACGCCCGCATCAGCGGTCGCGCCCTGCTCGACGAACACTCCGCCGAGCTCCTCTCGGACCGCATCGACGGTGAGCGCCTGGCACGCGAGCTCTACCGCTCGCTCGAGGCACTTCCGGACAACCAGCGCGCGGTCGTCGAGCTCGTCGCCATCGACGGGCTCAACCTCACCGAGGCCGCCTGTGCGCTCGGCATCTCGGCCGGCAACGCCCGCGTTCGCTACCACCGGGCGCGCAAACAGCTCCAGGACGTCCTTCCGAGCCCCTTCGAGGTGATCGCATGA
- a CDS encoding NAD(P)H-dependent glycerol-3-phosphate dehydrogenase: MTKIAVFSAGSWGTAFSLVLADAGNDVSLWARRDEVVEAVNERRENTDYLPGIELPPSIRASTDPEEVAADADVVVLTVPSQSLRENLSAWAPILPEKATLVSLMKGVELGTLMRMSEVIQEVTDASANRIAVISGPNLAREIARREPAASVVACVDEERAKHLQAITHGPSWRPYTSVDVLGCEIGGAYKNVVGLAVGMAVGLGFGDNTTASVITRGLAETARLATAQGANPLTLMGLAGLGDLVATCSSPLSRNRTFGERLGQGMTTEEIYASTRQVAEGAKSCKSLLALADSVGVDAPIAQAVDAVVDGRMTALDMMNSFIARDTKPELH; the protein is encoded by the coding sequence ATGACGAAGATCGCAGTGTTCAGTGCCGGATCGTGGGGCACCGCCTTCTCGCTGGTCCTCGCCGATGCCGGCAACGACGTGTCCCTGTGGGCGCGCCGTGACGAGGTGGTCGAGGCGGTCAACGAGCGCCGGGAGAACACCGACTACCTCCCCGGGATCGAGCTGCCGCCGTCGATCCGTGCGTCGACCGACCCCGAGGAGGTCGCCGCCGACGCCGACGTCGTCGTGCTCACCGTGCCGTCGCAGTCGCTGCGGGAGAACCTCAGCGCGTGGGCGCCGATCCTGCCCGAGAAGGCGACGCTGGTGTCCTTGATGAAGGGCGTCGAGCTCGGGACCCTGATGCGGATGAGCGAGGTGATCCAGGAGGTCACCGACGCCTCCGCGAACCGCATCGCGGTGATCAGCGGACCCAACCTCGCCCGCGAGATCGCGCGCCGTGAGCCGGCCGCGTCCGTCGTGGCCTGCGTCGACGAGGAGCGCGCCAAGCACCTCCAGGCGATCACGCACGGCCCGTCGTGGCGGCCCTACACCTCAGTCGACGTGCTCGGGTGCGAGATCGGCGGCGCCTACAAGAACGTCGTCGGTCTCGCGGTCGGCATGGCCGTCGGGCTGGGCTTCGGCGACAACACCACCGCCTCCGTGATCACCCGCGGGCTCGCCGAGACCGCCCGCCTCGCCACCGCGCAGGGCGCCAATCCGCTGACCCTGATGGGCCTGGCCGGGCTCGGCGACCTCGTCGCCACCTGCTCCTCGCCGCTCTCGCGCAACCGCACCTTCGGCGAGCGCCTCGGTCAGGGGATGACGACCGAGGAGATCTACGCCTCCACCCGCCAGGTCGCCGAGGGCGCCAAGTCCTGCAAGTCGCTGCTCGCGCTGGCCGACAGCGTCGGCGTCGACGCGCCGATCGCGCAGGCCGTCGACGCGGTCGTGGACGGCCGGATGACCGCGCTCGACATGATGAACTCCTTCATCGCGCGCGACACCAAGCCCGAGCTGCACTGA
- a CDS encoding lysophospholipid acyltransferase family protein: MRVRKLEQPRGWAITFAASILKPTLLTATSRTWIDGEKIPATGGCIIALNHISHVDPLLSAHFVYDHGRVPRYLAKSGLFRNRYLGGLLTAAGQIPVERLTRNAVGAYDAAVRAIGEGECIVIYPEGTLTRDPHLWPMKGKTGAARIALATGCPVIPVGQWGAHEVLPPYTKRPHLVPRKNIVMKAGDPVQLDDLVAGPHSPETTAQATERIMAAITAVVADLRGETPPTDRFDPRRSGVRETGNPYDPHRTKRKHTR, encoded by the coding sequence GTGCGCGTCAGGAAGCTGGAACAGCCGCGCGGCTGGGCGATCACCTTCGCGGCCTCGATCCTCAAGCCGACCCTGCTGACCGCCACGTCGCGCACCTGGATCGACGGCGAGAAGATCCCTGCCACCGGCGGGTGCATCATCGCCCTCAACCACATCTCCCACGTCGACCCGCTGCTGTCCGCGCACTTCGTCTACGACCACGGACGGGTGCCGCGCTACCTCGCCAAGTCGGGGCTCTTCCGGAACAGGTACCTCGGCGGCCTGCTCACCGCCGCCGGGCAGATCCCGGTCGAGCGGCTGACGCGCAACGCGGTGGGTGCCTACGACGCCGCCGTCCGCGCGATCGGCGAGGGCGAGTGCATCGTCATCTATCCCGAAGGGACGCTGACCCGCGACCCGCACCTGTGGCCGATGAAGGGCAAGACCGGCGCCGCGCGCATCGCGCTGGCCACGGGCTGTCCGGTGATCCCCGTCGGCCAGTGGGGCGCGCACGAGGTCCTGCCTCCCTACACCAAGCGCCCGCACCTCGTGCCGCGCAAGAACATCGTGATGAAGGCCGGCGACCCGGTGCAGCTCGACGACCTGGTCGCCGGGCCGCACTCGCCGGAGACCACGGCGCAGGCCACCGAGCGCATCATGGCGGCGATCACCGCCGTCGTGGCCGACCTCCGTGGCGAGACACCCCCGACCGACCGGTTCGACCCGCGCCGCAGCGGCGTACGCGAGACCGGCAACCCGTACGACCCCCACCGGACGAAGAGGAAGCACACCCGATGA
- the cofC gene encoding 2-phospho-L-lactate guanylyltransferase: protein MSSSLPTDADTPRCVVVVPVKPPAHGKSRLVGLDDEQRRQLAEAFALDTVQAAVATPGVAQVLVVTDDFRLAAPMRALGAEVMPDGASEDLNEALVQAVAEVVRRWPGAVPVALCADLPGLRSAELAAVLQDVVAQVDAGHAAFVRDRAGTGTTTYAAPAAHFAPQFGVESAARHAASGAIEVGAAARSLRADVDDLVDLGAVLAGGVGPHTTRASGRRATPSG from the coding sequence ATGTCCAGCTCCCTGCCGACCGATGCCGACACGCCGCGCTGCGTGGTCGTCGTACCCGTCAAGCCGCCGGCGCACGGCAAGTCCCGCCTCGTGGGGCTCGACGACGAGCAGCGCCGACAGCTGGCCGAGGCGTTCGCGCTCGACACCGTGCAGGCCGCCGTCGCGACCCCCGGCGTCGCGCAGGTGCTCGTGGTCACCGACGACTTCCGCCTGGCCGCGCCCATGCGCGCCCTCGGCGCCGAGGTGATGCCCGACGGGGCCAGCGAGGACCTCAACGAGGCCCTCGTCCAGGCCGTCGCGGAGGTCGTACGCCGCTGGCCGGGCGCGGTCCCGGTCGCGCTGTGCGCCGACCTCCCGGGCCTGCGCTCCGCCGAGCTCGCCGCGGTCCTGCAGGACGTGGTGGCGCAGGTGGATGCCGGTCACGCCGCCTTCGTGAGGGACCGCGCCGGCACGGGCACCACGACGTACGCCGCTCCTGCCGCGCACTTCGCACCGCAGTTCGGCGTCGAGTCCGCGGCGCGCCACGCGGCCTCGGGCGCGATCGAGGTGGGTGCGGCCGCGCGCAGCCTGCGCGCCGACGTCGACGACCTGGTCGACCTCGGCGCCGTCCTCGCCGGGGGCGTGGGCCCGCACACCACCCGGGCAAGCGGGAGGCGGGCCACCCCGTCGGGGTGA
- a CDS encoding HU family DNA-binding protein, which produces MNKSELIDALAARYEGNRKQAAHALESVLDTITREVAKGEKVAITGFGSFEKAVRNARWVRNPQTGERMKSKKKAVPKFSAGKELKDVVAGAKKLPKLTAATMPRPPASVRAAAAAVTGAATKKSAPAKKAAPATKTTATKAPAKKATPAKKTTPAKKTAAKKTPATKASASKATTAKKATPAKKTTTASTSATKKATPAKKTAAKSTAAKAPAKKAAPAKKTAAKKATPAKKA; this is translated from the coding sequence GTGAACAAGTCAGAGCTCATCGACGCGCTCGCCGCGCGTTACGAGGGGAACCGCAAGCAGGCGGCCCACGCACTGGAGTCGGTGCTCGACACCATCACCCGTGAGGTGGCCAAGGGCGAGAAGGTCGCCATCACCGGCTTCGGCTCGTTCGAGAAGGCCGTGCGCAACGCGCGCTGGGTCCGCAACCCGCAGACCGGCGAGCGGATGAAGTCCAAGAAGAAGGCCGTGCCGAAGTTCTCCGCAGGCAAGGAGCTCAAGGACGTCGTCGCCGGTGCGAAGAAGCTGCCGAAGCTGACGGCCGCCACCATGCCCAGGCCGCCGGCCAGCGTGCGTGCGGCTGCTGCCGCCGTCACCGGTGCCGCGACCAAGAAGTCGGCGCCGGCGAAGAAGGCCGCCCCGGCCACGAAGACGACCGCCACGAAGGCGCCCGCCAAGAAGGCGACGCCGGCGAAGAAGACGACGCCGGCCAAGAAGACCGCTGCCAAGAAGACCCCGGCCACCAAGGCGTCGGCGTCGAAGGCCACCACGGCGAAGAAGGCGACGCCGGCCAAGAAGACGACGACTGCTTCCACGTCGGCCACGAAGAAGGCGACCCCGGCCAAGAAGACGGCTGCGAAGTCGACGGCTGCCAAGGCTCCGGCCAAGAAGGCGGCCCCGGCCAAGAAGACCGCGGCGAAGAAGGCGACCCCGGCGAAGAAGGCCTGA
- the leuD gene encoding 3-isopropylmalate dehydratase small subunit, with protein MDKFTTHTGVGVPLKRSNVDTDQIIPAVYLKRVTRTGFEDGLFAAWRNDPDFVLNDPTYASGSVLVAGPDFGTGSSREHAVWALQNYGFRAVISSRFADIFRGNSGKAGLVAAQVDEKVVQRLWDWLEDNPGGEITVDLESRTVRAGAGEDAVEDSFDIDDYTRWRLLEGLDDIGITLGHDTDIADFEASRPSWKPVTA; from the coding sequence ATGGACAAGTTCACCACCCACACCGGCGTCGGCGTCCCGCTGAAGCGCAGCAACGTCGACACCGACCAGATCATCCCCGCGGTCTACCTCAAGCGCGTGACCCGCACCGGCTTCGAGGACGGGCTGTTCGCCGCCTGGCGCAACGACCCCGACTTCGTGCTCAACGACCCCACCTACGCCAGTGGCTCCGTGCTGGTCGCGGGTCCCGACTTCGGCACCGGCAGCTCGCGCGAGCACGCCGTGTGGGCGCTGCAGAACTACGGCTTCCGGGCCGTCATCTCCTCGCGCTTCGCCGACATCTTCCGCGGCAACTCCGGCAAGGCCGGCCTGGTCGCCGCGCAGGTCGACGAGAAGGTCGTGCAGCGCCTGTGGGACTGGCTCGAGGACAACCCGGGCGGAGAGATCACCGTCGACCTGGAGAGCCGTACGGTCCGCGCCGGCGCGGGTGAGGACGCCGTCGAGGACTCCTTCGACATCGACGACTACACCCGCTGGCGGCTGCTGGAGGGGCTCGACGACATCGGGATCACCCTCGGCCACGACACCGACATCGCCGACTTCGAGGCGTCGCGACCGAGCTGGAAGCCCGTCACTGCCTGA
- the leuC gene encoding 3-isopropylmalate dehydratase large subunit produces the protein MGKTLSEKVWDEHVVRSAPGEPDLLYIDLHLLHEVTSPQAFDGLRLADRTVRRPDLTLATEDHNVPTVDWDKPIADPVSRTQVETLRKNCADFGVRLHPLGDVEQGIVHVVGPQLGLTQPGMTIVCGDSHTSTHGAFGAIAFGIGTSEVEHVLATQTLTQARPKTMAVTINGSLPEGVTAKDMVLTLITHTGTGGGQGYIVEYRGQAIEELSMEGRMTVCNMSIEWGAKAGLIAPDQTTFDYIEGKPEAPKGADWDAAVAHWKTLRTDDDAVFDREIELDASTMTPFVTWGTNPGQGAPLGATIPSPDDFDEPNDKVATEKALHYMGLEAGTPLREVKVDTVFVGSCTNGRIEDLRLAASILEGRHVADDTRLLVVPGSVRVRLQAEAEGLDQVFLAAGAEWRGAGCSMCLGMNPDQLAPGERSASTSNRNFEGRQGKGGRTHLVSVPVAAATAVRGTLSSPADLTPIGA, from the coding sequence ATGGGCAAGACCCTGTCCGAGAAGGTCTGGGACGAGCACGTCGTCCGGAGCGCCCCGGGAGAGCCCGACCTGCTCTACATCGACCTCCACCTCCTCCACGAAGTGACCTCGCCGCAGGCCTTCGACGGCCTGCGCCTCGCCGACCGCACGGTCCGCCGCCCCGACCTGACGCTGGCGACCGAGGACCACAACGTCCCTACGGTCGACTGGGACAAGCCGATCGCCGACCCGGTGAGCCGTACGCAGGTCGAGACGCTGCGCAAGAACTGTGCCGACTTCGGTGTCCGCCTCCACCCGCTCGGCGACGTCGAGCAGGGCATCGTGCACGTCGTCGGTCCGCAGCTCGGCCTGACGCAGCCCGGGATGACGATCGTGTGCGGTGACTCGCACACCTCCACGCACGGCGCCTTCGGTGCGATCGCCTTCGGCATCGGCACCTCCGAGGTCGAGCACGTGCTCGCCACCCAGACGCTGACGCAGGCCCGCCCGAAGACGATGGCCGTCACGATCAACGGCAGCCTGCCCGAGGGCGTCACCGCCAAGGACATGGTGCTCACCCTCATCACGCACACCGGCACCGGCGGGGGCCAGGGCTACATCGTGGAGTACCGAGGCCAGGCCATCGAGGAGCTCTCCATGGAGGGCCGGATGACCGTGTGCAACATGTCGATCGAGTGGGGCGCCAAGGCCGGGCTCATCGCGCCTGACCAGACGACCTTCGACTACATCGAGGGCAAGCCCGAGGCCCCGAAGGGTGCCGACTGGGACGCTGCCGTCGCTCACTGGAAGACCCTGCGCACCGACGACGACGCAGTCTTCGATCGTGAGATCGAGCTCGACGCGTCCACGATGACGCCGTTCGTCACGTGGGGCACCAACCCCGGCCAGGGTGCGCCGCTGGGCGCCACCATCCCGAGCCCCGACGACTTCGACGAGCCCAACGACAAGGTCGCGACCGAGAAGGCCCTGCACTACATGGGTCTCGAGGCCGGCACGCCGCTGCGCGAGGTCAAGGTCGACACCGTCTTCGTCGGCTCCTGCACCAACGGCCGCATCGAGGACCTGCGCCTGGCGGCGTCGATCCTCGAGGGTCGCCACGTCGCCGACGACACCCGCCTGCTGGTGGTGCCGGGCTCGGTGCGCGTACGCCTCCAGGCCGAGGCCGAGGGACTCGACCAGGTCTTCCTCGCAGCGGGCGCGGAGTGGCGCGGGGCCGGCTGCTCGATGTGCCTGGGCATGAACCCCGACCAGCTCGCCCCGGGCGAGCGCAGCGCATCGACGTCGAACCGCAACTTCGAGGGACGGCAGGGCAAGGGCGGTCGTACGCACCTGGTGTCCGTGCCCGTCGCCGCCGCCACCGCCGTGCGCGGCACCCTCTCGTCGCCCGCCGACCTCACGCCGATCGGAGCCTGA
- a CDS encoding IclR family transcriptional regulator has protein sequence MDNGSGVGVLDKAALVLAALEAGPATLAGLVAGTGLARPTAHRLAVALEHHRLVARDMQGRFVLGPRLSELSAAAGEDRLLAAAGPVLARLRDITGESAQLWRRQGEHRVCVAAAERPSGLRDTIPVGSQLTMNAGSAAQILLAWEDPERMHRGLQNAAFSATALSGIRRRGWSQSVGEREQGVASVSAPVRSPGGKVIAAVSVSGPLERLSRQPGRMHAPAVLAAADRLSESLRRAAAE, from the coding sequence ATGGACAACGGATCTGGTGTCGGCGTGCTGGACAAGGCGGCCCTCGTGCTCGCGGCCCTCGAGGCCGGACCGGCCACCCTGGCCGGGCTCGTCGCCGGCACCGGGCTGGCCCGCCCGACCGCCCACCGCCTCGCGGTCGCGCTCGAGCACCACCGTCTCGTCGCCCGCGACATGCAGGGCCGCTTCGTGCTCGGCCCCCGCCTGTCCGAGCTCTCCGCGGCCGCGGGCGAGGACCGCCTGCTGGCGGCCGCCGGTCCGGTCCTGGCGCGACTGCGCGACATCACCGGCGAGTCCGCCCAGCTCTGGCGCCGCCAGGGTGAGCACCGCGTCTGCGTCGCCGCCGCCGAGCGCCCCTCCGGTCTGCGCGACACCATCCCGGTCGGCTCGCAGCTGACGATGAACGCCGGCTCGGCCGCGCAGATACTGCTGGCCTGGGAGGACCCGGAGCGCATGCACCGCGGCCTCCAGAACGCCGCCTTCTCCGCCACCGCGCTCTCGGGCATCCGTCGCCGTGGCTGGTCGCAGTCGGTGGGTGAGCGCGAGCAGGGCGTCGCGTCCGTGTCGGCTCCGGTCCGCTCCCCCGGCGGCAAGGTCATCGCCGCCGTCTCGGTCTCCGGCCCGCTCGAGCGCCTCTCGCGCCAGCCCGGCCGCATGCACGCACCCGCCGTGCTCGCCGCCGCCGACCGGCTCTCGGAGTCGCTGCGCCGCGCTGCGGCGGAGTAG